Proteins encoded in a region of the Trichosurus vulpecula isolate mTriVul1 chromosome 9, mTriVul1.pri, whole genome shotgun sequence genome:
- the LOC118831040 gene encoding zinc finger protein 3, with product MKRERRGFRQVAVKGKKNSAKERSQKYKQSGKSFCQSSHLISQQKIHIADRPYACKECGKTFSQSANLTVHQRIHTGEKPFLCNECGKGFSQRSHLIRHQRIHTGEKPYECNECGKTFSQSSNLIVHQGIHTGEKSYECDECGKAFRRSSGLTVHQRIHTGEKPYECNECGKAFSCSSYLIVHQRIHTGEKPYQCNECGKAFSQNSHLILHQGTHSRKKHQIPPLVRAQC from the coding sequence atgaagagagaaaggagaggtttCAGGCAAGTGGCAGTCAAAGGCAAGAAAAACTCTGCCAAAGAAAGAAGCCAGAAATACAAACAATCTGGAAAAAGCTTTTGTCAGAGCTCACATCTCATTTCACAACAAAAAATCCACATTGCAGATAGACCCTATGCTTGTAAAGAGTGTGGAAAAACCTTCAGTCAGAGTGCAAACCTTACTGTGCATCAAAGAATccatactggggagaaaccttttCTTTGTAATGAGTGCGGGAAAGGCTTTAGTCAGAGATCCCACCTTATtcgacatcagagaattcatactggggagaagccctatgaatgtaatgagtgtgggaaaaCCTTTAGTCAGAGCTCAAATCTGATTGTGCATCAGGGAATTCACACTGGGGAGAAATcttatgaatgtgatgaatgtgggaaagccttccgtCGGAGTTCAGGTCTTACTgtccatcagagaatccatacagGGGAGAAACCATATGAgtgtaatgagtgtgggaaagccttcagttgCAGCTCATACCTCattgtacatcagagaatccataccgGGGAAAAACCCTATCAATGCAATGAGTGCGGGAAAGCCTTTAGTCAGAATTCACATCTAATTCTCCATCAGGGAACTCATTCCCGAAAGAAACACCAGATTCCTCCATTGGTTAGAGCCCAGTGTTAA